The nucleotide window CGGTGCCACAGCTTTTAGTGTGAGCCGGGTGCCCTAGCACCGGTAGCCTGCAAGGCGTCCCACCCGCCCCACTACCCGGGAGCCTCATGAACTGGCTGCACGCTGTCATCCTCGGCATCATCGAAGGCATCACCGAGTTCCTGCCCGTCTCATCCACCGGACACCTCAACATCGCAGAGAAGTTCCTTGGCTACGACATTGACTCGGTAGGCATGACCGCCTTCACCGCCATAATCCAGGTAGGCGCCATCCTGGCCGCCATCATCTACTTCTGGGGCGACATCACACGAATCGTAACCGCCTGGGGTAAAGGACTAGCGAACCACGAAGCCCGCCACAACCCCGACTACACCCTCGGCTGGGGCATCATCCTAGGATCCATCCCAGTAGCAGCCGTAGGCCTACTACTCAAAGACTTCATCGAGGTCACCTCCCGTTCCCTATGGATCATCGCAGGCGCCCTGATCCTATGGTCCGCCGTGATGTGGCTGGCCGACCGGCGCACCAACCTACGCAAAGGCATGGGCGAAGTCTCCATCCTCGACGCCCTAATCATCGGCAGCTTCCAAGCCCTGGCCCCCGTACTACCAGGCATCTCCCGTTCAGGCGCCACCATCTCCGCTGGCCTGTTCCGCAGCTTTGACCGAGTAACCGCCACCCGATTGTCATTCTTCATGGGCATCCCCGCCCTAGTCGCAGCAGGCGCCCTAGAAGCCATAACCGCTTTCGACCAAATCAGCTCCCCCGAGATCGGCTGGACCGCCACCGGCATCGCCACCCTGGTATCCGGCCTAGTGGCCTACGCAACCATCGCCTGGCTCCTACGCTTCGTCTCCTCCAACAAATTCACCAGCTTCCTGATCTACCGGGTAGTACTAGGCACAGCAATCATCGGACTAATCACCAACAACATCATCACCACCTAACCACCAGACACCACCGTTCACCACCACCCGACACCAGAGTCAATCCGATACCGGGCTGCAGCGTGTCCACTGGCCCAAGGACGCTCAGCCCTCTATGACTCAGAGACCACGCCCGCTGCGCCAGTGCTAACCGTTCCCTGGGGGGCTGGCAGAGCGGCGTTCGGGTCGGAGAACTTGACGACGTTGTGGTGCCTCCGGTGGGCGTGATGACCAGGTCCACGCGGCGGTTGATGGCGCGTGCAGCTTCCGTGGTGTCCTTGACGCGCGGCTCGATCTCACCCTTGCCGACGGCGCTGACCTGCCACTTACCCAGGTCCGTCAGCTCCCCTAGGCGCTTGTGCATGCTCTGGGCGCGCTTCTCGGAGAGGGGCTGGTTGTAGGCCTCGTCGGCGACGTCGTCGGTGTGACCGGTGATGGAGCCACCGTTCGGGTAGGACTCGATGATGTCTGCGGCGTCGCGCAGGGTGGCGTCGGGTTTGCGCTCAGCTACCACAATGAGGGGACGTCGATGCCCGGGGCGGCAGAGGCGTCCACGACGTCGACCAGGAATAACCCGGTCTCCATGAGCATGATGGGGAGCTTGGTGACGCTTGCGTCGATACCGCCGATGGGAAAGTACGGCTCCTCGGTCTTGCCTTTGTCCGGAGGGAGACCGCAGTCTGGGTGGTGACCCAGACGCGACGGTTGTCGGCGTCGACTAGGCGCATGGGGACCGCATGCGTGTGCCTGAATGATCCTGGACTGGACGTCATCGAGCCGGGCTCCTCAACCGGTTGTGGGCTACCTGGACATCCGCAAACGGGCGTACTAGCCCCACCTGCCCGGTTGTGCACGAGTTCGTGTCAGAGGTCTGTGAGAGGCTGCATCCATGCGGATCCTGCACACCTCCGACTGGCACCTGGGGCGAACCTTTCACGGCCGAGTCCTGGACGACGCCCATGAGGCCTTCACCGATCACCTCCTAGAGCTCGTGCGCGCCGAAAGGGTCGATGCTGTGCTCCTGTCCGGAGATGTGTACGACCGCGCCGTCCCACCCCACCAGTCTGTGCAGCTGCTCGATGAGACCCTACGCCGCCTATCCGAGCACACCCACGTGGTTATGACTCCTGGCAACCATGACTCCGCCCAACGCCTCGGCTTCGCCTCCCGTCTCCTGCGCGAGGGCCTGACCATCCAGGCGCGCACCGACGGCGTAGACCATGTCATCACCCTGCCCGACGCCAACGGCCGCCCTGCCGCACTCGTCTATGCCCTGCCCTACCTGGACCCCGAGGCCGCCTGCTGGAACCTGCCCCCACTGCTTGCTGAACGTCTCGGGGAACAGCCGCAAGGCACCAGCAGCGATGACGACGCCAAGGTGAGCGCCGCGAAGGCCACCGCTGCGGAATCCTGGCCCACCAGTCGCCTGCCCCGCACCCACGAAGCCGTGGTCAGTGGTGCCCTACGACTCGTCGCCGCCAACCTCACCCAGCAGCGGAAGAGCACCAGCACGCGTCTGCCCGCCGTCGTCATGGCGCACGCCTTCGTCTCCCCCACCGGCCCCGGAACCGGCGACGCCGATGCTGCCCAGGCCAGCGAGTCCGAGCGGGACATTAAGGTGGGAGGGGTGGACCTGGTGCCCTCCCAGGTATTCGCCACCCTAGGCGGCTCAACCCACGCTAAGGACTGCGGCGGGCTGGACTATGTGGCCCTTGGTCACCTGCACCGCCCCCAGGAGATCCGTCTCCCCGCCACCCTGCGCGAACAAGCAGAGGTCAGCGGCACGCCCCTGCCGCTACTGCGCTACTCGGGTTCCCCGATGCCTTTCTCCTTCACCGAGGCCCCCTACCCCAAGTCCTCCGTGATGCTGGAGTTCGGCGCGGGCGGCGTCACCCACACCGAGTTGATCCCCACCCCGCAGACGCATCGGGTGGAGACCCTGCGCGGCAGCCTGGATGAGCTGCTCTCCAGCCGCTACGACGGTTTGGAGAGCGCCTGGGTGCGGGTGGAACTCACCGGGGAGCGCGTGCATGACGCTACCGCCCGGTTACGCCGTCGCTTCCCGAACCTCCTGGCCCTCAGCCGGATCACCCCACAGGAGGCCCAACGGCAGACCGTCAACATCACGCGGCAGGCCGACCCGGCCCAGGTGGGTGACGAGTTCCTGTCCGCCACCGGTGGCAGACCCCCCACAGCGGCCGAGAGTAGCGTCCTGCGTGAGGCCTACGAGGCCGTGCGCGCCACCGAGGGACCCCACTGATGCGCATCCACCGGCTCACCATGACCGCCGTCGGTCCTTACGCAGGCACCGAGGTGGTGGACTTTGACCGTTTCACCAGCTCCGGGCGCTTCCTGCTCACCGGCCCCACTGGCTCCGGCAAGACCACCATCATCGACGCCATCGTCTTCGCCCTCTACGGGCAGGTGGCCGACGGCGATGACTCCTCCAAGGATCGTATCCGCTCCACCCACGCCGAACCCGCCACCCGTACCGAGGTTGAACTGGTGTTCTCCACCAGTGCGGGCACCTACCGGCTCCAGCGCAGCCCCGAGTACCAGCGTCCCAAGAAGCGCGGTGGCGGCACCACCAAGGAAAGCGCCACCGCGCGCCTGTGGCACCTGACTAGCCCCGAGGCTGAGCCCACCGAGGAGCCCGTCACCAGCCCGCGTGAGGTCGGTGCGGAGGTGGTGCGCCTCCTGGGTTTGAGCCGCGAGCAGTTCACCCAGACCGTCGTGCTCCCCCAAGGCAAGTTCGCCCGCTTCCTGCGCGCCACCTCCGCCGAACGGCACGAGCTGCTGCGCGACGTCTTCGGCACCGGCATCTACGACCGTATCCAGGAGGAGATAGCTGAGCGCTCCCGTGCCGCCAAACGCCACAGTCAGGAAGCCCGCGCCAGCCTGGACACCGCGACCAGGGCGCTAGAGCCGCTGCTCAATGCGGAGGAACACGAGCTGGGCGACAACGACGGCGGCGTAGCGGCGCTGGAGGTCGCCCAGGCGGAGAGGCCGTTGGGGATGACTGGCGCGAGTCCTGCCCCTACCGATCGCCCGGCGCGGGAGGCTGGCAGGAGCCTAGAGGCGGTCGCTGCTGAGGCTGCGCAGGGTGAACTCGACCTGCCTACCACCGGTGAGAGTGCTGCAGGTGAGGCCTCAGCGTCCGCGGACCAGAGCAACAGCACTGGTGAATACGCCCCGCTCCTCGCCTGGCAGCGCCTCCAGGAGGCAACAGCTGAGCAGGTGCCCGACCCCAAGCAGGTCAACGCCGTGCTGGATCAGGCCTTGGCAAGCAGAGCCAGCCAGCTGAAGCTGTTGGAGGACCGTATTGACCAGGCAGGTGAAGGTCGCGCCCAGGCAGCGGGGGCGCTGGAGGCTGCCAAGACCCTGACCACGAACCTGGCACGGCGCAGCCGATTGCTGGAGGAGCAGTCCCACTTGGAGGCGCAGGCGCCCGCCATTCAAGCCGCCGCGCAGCGCCTGGAACGGGCGGAGGCTGCCGCACGCACCACCGCCCCCGCCCAGGTTCTCAAGCGCGCGGAGACGGCCCAAACCCAAGCGGTCACCAGGGCCCGCTGCCTACTCACCGATGAACAGCAGCCACAAGTGCAGGAAGCCGGAACCGCCGCGCTAGCAGCACTGACCGTGCTAAGCACCAGCAATGACGGCCAGGATGCTAGCGCTCAGGCGGACCTTGAACGGACCAGCCATCGCCTCACGGACACTGCCCGGCAGGCGCGCCACCAAGCGGGGGAACTGGACGCCCTGACACGCACCGAAGCCGGTCTACCCGAACGGGCCAAGGGCCTGGCCTCCCGGCTCAGCGCGCTAGCAGAGGCCGAGACCCAGCTCAGTGAGGCCAAAGCGGTGCTCGGCGCCCGTCCCGCCCAACTCGAAGACCTCCAGGCGCGGGCCGCCGCCGCCCGACACGCTCAAGACTCCCTGCCCGCGCTGGTGGTCGCCCGTGACCAGGCCCAGGCCCGTCACGACGCCGCCACCCAGGTCAACAAGCTAGCTGTACAGATCGAGGTCGCCAACCAAACCCTGGTGTCCGCCAAAGCGGAGGCGGAGAAGGCCGAGGACCAGGTGCACGCGCAGCGTCGCGCCTGGATCGCCGCCACCGCAGGCACCCTTGTCTCTGAGTTGGAGGCAGGCCAGCCCTGCCCCCTGTGCGGCTCCACCAGCCACCCCCACCCCGCCCAGCCCAAAGCAGGCGCGGTCACCCGCAAGCAGGTGGAGGCCGCCGAGGCCGCCGCCGCCAGCCTCCGCAAGGTGCTCCAACAAGCCGCCGCACATCAACAGACGCTGACCGCCAAGCACGCACACGCCATCGAGCAGTCCGGCGGCCAGAGCCTAGAGACCAGCACCGCCGCACTCACCACCGCCCAAGAGGCCCTGGCAACCGCACAGGAGCAGGCCGCTCCCCTGACCGAAGTTGAGGCGCAGGTCCAAGCCTTCAGCCAGCAGACCGCCACCCTCGCCGAGTTGGCAGCAGCAGCAGAAGCACGCAACCAAGCCGCCGCCAAAGCCATAAAGGCCGAGCAAGCGACCCTCGACGCCGACACCGCCCAGGTCACCCAGGCCAGGGATGGCGCCAAGACCGTGGCCGAACGCGTCGCCGCCCTCACCGCCCAGGCAGGCGCAGCCGAAGCTGGCGCACAGGCGCTCCAGGACTGCCTGAACGCCGTCACTGCCGTCACTCAAGCACGTGCAGACCTCCAAGCGGCACTAGCTGCCGAAGGCCTGGAGAACCTCGCGCAGGCTGAGGCCCTACGCCTGCCCGGACCAGAGCTAGCCGCCCTGCGCACACAGGTGGACACTGCCCGCGCGGAAAAGCACCGCATCACCGCCGCCTTCACCGAGCCAGAAATCGCCGCCCTCACCGGGCAAGAGAAGGTGAACCTGCCTGCGGCCACCACCGCCTACGAGCAGGCCGACGCCACCCTCACCGAGGCCGTGCGCCTGCTGGAACGCGCCCGCGCCGAGTACCAGAACCTCACCAAGGCCTGCACCGCCGTCAGCGACGCCACCCAAGCCCTTGCCCAGGTCAGCGCCAGCCAGGCGGCGCTCCTGCGCGTCGCCACACTCGTTGCGGGGGACAACGACGCCACCACGCCGCTAGCCACCTGGGTGCTTCTCGAACGCTTCCAGGAGGTCCTGGTATTCGCCAACCAGCGGCTCGCCGACATGTCCTCCGGCCGCTACGAACTCATCCGCGTGGACGACGAGTCCGGCTCCGCCCGCCGCAAAGACCGTGGCCTAGGCCTGGGCGTCATCGACCACCTGGTTGGGCAGGCACCCCGAGACCCCAAGACCCTCTCCGGCGGGGAAACCTTCTATGTCTCACTGTCCCTGGCCCTGGCACTCGCCGACGTCGTCTCCACCGAGTCCGGTGGCATCACCATGGAAACGCTCTTCATTGACGAGGGCTTCGGCACCCTGGACCCCGAGACCCTGGAGAAGGTCATCGCAGAGTTGTCCCACCTGCAAGCCGGGGGCCGCACCGTCGGCATCGTCTCCCACATGGAGGAGCTACGCCGGCAGATCCCCGACCGGATCGAGGTCAAACGCGCACCCACTGGCTCCACGCTCAGCGTCACCGCTTCCTAGCCGCGGCGTGTCCCGGCAGAACAGCGTTCAGGCACCCAGCTCAGCGGCCAGGTGCTCACGCTCGCTCACGTCAAACCACAGTAGATCCGCCTCCGCGGCCCGCTCAAAGGCCTCCTCATCACCCTTGCGGGCGGCGCTCACATCCGCCTCCGCAGCGGCCTCATCAACCAGCAGCGCCGCCACCTCAGCCCAAACGACCTCGTCGGTCACGCGAACCGTGCCCGGCAGCACCTCTTCGCTAACCGGCTGTTCCTCAACCACGGCAGCGTCCACATCAGCGGCCACCACCACGCGGCGGGGAGCCAATGCCTCCGCCCCCGGCTCCGCCAGCAGCAGCAAGGAGGCGTCAGCGGCGCACAAGCTCGCCGAGACTTCCAAACCCTCCTCGTCCTCCTCTGGCAACGCCTCCGCCAGCGATGCCACAGCCGCGTGGGCGGATCGAGGTGAGATAGCAGCGGCACGCAGATCAGCGGCGGTGGCAGGCAGGTAGATGCGCATAAGGCAAGTGTGCCCGTCAGAGCCGGTGGCGTCCCCCTCGACGGCGAGGCGTGTCTCCACCAGGGGCCACACCATCGGCCGAGCAGGCCCCCGGCGCAGGGCCCTGCAGCATCGCACCCAAGGGCGGGTGGCCCTCCGCAGCGGGAGCTTCCGGCGTCACACCAGGTGGCACCGCTCCAGGCATGATGCCGTAACTGACCACCACGCCGACGGAAGTCAAGGTCCCCCCACCCGTTGCAGCAGGTGCCTCCCCCAAACCCGTCACAGGCATCGCAGCCACCAGGCCAGGACTAACCATAGATACCTCAGCCGGGCTCGCTTCAGCGGCACCAGCAGGTGTCGGAACAAGCTCGCGCTCATGGGCCCTAGCCTCCCCGCCGCGTCTGCCAGGTCTGGTCAGCCCAGCTTTGGTCTTGCGCCCAGCACGGCCACAACGCCCAAACAGGTTTGAGCGCCCGCCACGACGTCGCCGACTCCGCCTCAGCCCCGGTGCGACCGCCGGATCCACGAGGGCCGCCAGCTCCGCGATCGCCCGCCCCAGCTCCGAGCCCGGAGCGAGTTCGAGCACCGCCCGGCCCTCCAACAGAGCACGGTCAGCCAAGGCAGGATCATCAGGCAGCAAAGTGACCTTCTCCAAACCACCGAAGCGCTCCAGTGCCTCCCGCACCGCCCACTTTGGGGAGGTTCCAGCGGCCGAGGCCCGCACCCGGTTCACCACCACCTCTTGGCGGCCCCGCCAGCCTTGGGTGTGCGAGTCCGCGAGCAGCTGCAGCAGCCGCCGCACCCCGATCGGGTCAGCCGTACCAACCACCAGCACCACGTCGGCGCGGGCCAGCAGTTCAGCGACGACGGCACCCCGGCCCGGCTCCAGGGTGAGTTCGTTGACCTCGTCCTCCGCCAGCCCACCGGGTAGGTCCACCACGGTCCAGGTGGCACGTTCACGGCACCGGCTCCAGACCACGTCCATGGACACCGGTGGCAGCTCTCGCCAGCGGCCCGGCCGCCCCAGCCCGGAGAGCAGGCTGACGCCGGGCATCACCTCCGTGAGCAGTCCATCCAGGGCCTGTTG belongs to Actinomyces trachealis and includes:
- a CDS encoding exonuclease SbcCD subunit D, which gives rise to MRILHTSDWHLGRTFHGRVLDDAHEAFTDHLLELVRAERVDAVLLSGDVYDRAVPPHQSVQLLDETLRRLSEHTHVVMTPGNHDSAQRLGFASRLLREGLTIQARTDGVDHVITLPDANGRPAALVYALPYLDPEAACWNLPPLLAERLGEQPQGTSSDDDAKVSAAKATAAESWPTSRLPRTHEAVVSGALRLVAANLTQQRKSTSTRLPAVVMAHAFVSPTGPGTGDADAAQASESERDIKVGGVDLVPSQVFATLGGSTHAKDCGGLDYVALGHLHRPQEIRLPATLREQAEVSGTPLPLLRYSGSPMPFSFTEAPYPKSSVMLEFGAGGVTHTELIPTPQTHRVETLRGSLDELLSSRYDGLESAWVRVELTGERVHDATARLRRRFPNLLALSRITPQEAQRQTVNITRQADPAQVGDEFLSATGGRPPTAAESSVLREAYEAVRATEGPH
- a CDS encoding OmpA family protein, whose protein sequence is MVAERKPDATLRDAADIIESYPNGGSITGHTDDVADEAYNQPLSEKRAQSMHKRLGELTDLGKWQVSAVGKGEIEPRVKDTTEAARAINRRVDLVITPTGGTTTSSSSPTRTPLCQPPRERLALAQRAWSLSHRGLSVLGPVDTLQPGIGLTLVSGGGERWCLVVRW
- a CDS encoding AAA family ATPase, with protein sequence MTTSVLLALTGDDSELLRALVAPGSGLQVERRCGDVAELLAAAAAGLGQVAVIDTELDGVDLTALDRLRRVGVQCLLLAPSHDAARWGALGVPVESRAVAPQRLVGVLQSLKTPGSGGLELEPSDDIWPFLETSPLPVAPPGPQMPTTAPPLPSLQVDLTAVTPPEVGATGPSDIAGIGDVPGLGGSGFPDGATMPGLRPAGPQGRVVAVWGPTGAPGRSVIAASLALGLREAGEVLLVDADLEAPSLVQLLGMPEDSSALATAARLATHGGLDQQALDGLLTEVMPGVSLLSGLGRPGRWRELPPVSMDVVWSRCRERATWTVVDLPGGLAEDEVNELTLEPGRGAVVAELLARADVVLVVGTADPIGVRRLLQLLADSHTQGWRGRQEVVVNRVRASAAGTSPKWAVREALERFGGLEKVTLLPDDPALADRALLEGRAVLELAPGSELGRAIAELAALVDPAVAPGLRRSRRRRGGRSNLFGRCGRAGRKTKAGLTRPGRRGGEARAHERELVPTPAGAAEASPAEVSMVSPGLVAAMPVTGLGEAPAATGGGTLTSVGVVVSYGIMPGAVPPGVTPEAPAAEGHPPLGAMLQGPAPGACSADGVAPGGDTPRRRGGRHRL
- a CDS encoding DUF6912 family protein; this translates as MRIYLPATAADLRAAAISPRSAHAAVASLAEALPEEDEEGLEVSASLCAADASLLLLAEPGAEALAPRRVVVAADVDAAVVEEQPVSEEVLPGTVRVTDEVVWAEVAALLVDEAAAEADVSAARKGDEEAFERAAEADLLWFDVSEREHLAAELGA
- a CDS encoding undecaprenyl-diphosphate phosphatase, encoding MNWLHAVILGIIEGITEFLPVSSTGHLNIAEKFLGYDIDSVGMTAFTAIIQVGAILAAIIYFWGDITRIVTAWGKGLANHEARHNPDYTLGWGIILGSIPVAAVGLLLKDFIEVTSRSLWIIAGALILWSAVMWLADRRTNLRKGMGEVSILDALIIGSFQALAPVLPGISRSGATISAGLFRSFDRVTATRLSFFMGIPALVAAGALEAITAFDQISSPEIGWTATGIATLVSGLVAYATIAWLLRFVSSNKFTSFLIYRVVLGTAIIGLITNNIITT
- a CDS encoding AAA family ATPase, producing MRIHRLTMTAVGPYAGTEVVDFDRFTSSGRFLLTGPTGSGKTTIIDAIVFALYGQVADGDDSSKDRIRSTHAEPATRTEVELVFSTSAGTYRLQRSPEYQRPKKRGGGTTKESATARLWHLTSPEAEPTEEPVTSPREVGAEVVRLLGLSREQFTQTVVLPQGKFARFLRATSAERHELLRDVFGTGIYDRIQEEIAERSRAAKRHSQEARASLDTATRALEPLLNAEEHELGDNDGGVAALEVAQAERPLGMTGASPAPTDRPAREAGRSLEAVAAEAAQGELDLPTTGESAAGEASASADQSNSTGEYAPLLAWQRLQEATAEQVPDPKQVNAVLDQALASRASQLKLLEDRIDQAGEGRAQAAGALEAAKTLTTNLARRSRLLEEQSHLEAQAPAIQAAAQRLERAEAAARTTAPAQVLKRAETAQTQAVTRARCLLTDEQQPQVQEAGTAALAALTVLSTSNDGQDASAQADLERTSHRLTDTARQARHQAGELDALTRTEAGLPERAKGLASRLSALAEAETQLSEAKAVLGARPAQLEDLQARAAAARHAQDSLPALVVARDQAQARHDAATQVNKLAVQIEVANQTLVSAKAEAEKAEDQVHAQRRAWIAATAGTLVSELEAGQPCPLCGSTSHPHPAQPKAGAVTRKQVEAAEAAAASLRKVLQQAAAHQQTLTAKHAHAIEQSGGQSLETSTAALTTAQEALATAQEQAAPLTEVEAQVQAFSQQTATLAELAAAAEARNQAAAKAIKAEQATLDADTAQVTQARDGAKTVAERVAALTAQAGAAEAGAQALQDCLNAVTAVTQARADLQAALAAEGLENLAQAEALRLPGPELAALRTQVDTARAEKHRITAAFTEPEIAALTGQEKVNLPAATTAYEQADATLTEAVRLLERARAEYQNLTKACTAVSDATQALAQVSASQAALLRVATLVAGDNDATTPLATWVLLERFQEVLVFANQRLADMSSGRYELIRVDDESGSARRKDRGLGLGVIDHLVGQAPRDPKTLSGGETFYVSLSLALALADVVSTESGGITMETLFIDEGFGTLDPETLEKVIAELSHLQAGGRTVGIVSHMEELRRQIPDRIEVKRAPTGSTLSVTAS